One Triticum dicoccoides isolate Atlit2015 ecotype Zavitan chromosome 5B, WEW_v2.0, whole genome shotgun sequence genomic window carries:
- the LOC119305381 gene encoding phosphatidylinositol 4-phosphate 5-kinase 6-like isoform X4 has product MASTGKKMNQIPAPAGRLWEASIRKLTTIRRGASAFPAAVAGVDGMVDPAGTLTVTSSSTVYQYSGSEDADGAAAEEAEEEEAGSSLGEPSHSEQLLDSGDFYQGDLRGDLPHGTGKFLWTDGSMYEGAWRCGRAAGRGKFSWPSGATYEGDLAGGYMHGQGTYIGEFGDTFAGLWANNLRHGRGTQAYANGDVYDGHWRDGLQDGHGRYIWRHGHEYIGTWKAGEMHGCGTVIWSEGDRYDGSWEDAKPMGQGTFRWADGGMYIGTWCQESGVTHAKGVYYPPSGGPAVPVPREPRDAITKLLEELEVTEGKTVSLLPSQKILTWPGVEAVLKKPVWRPPEVSADQGRVSVSSVRRRSSVSDLDSLTAGEDGVEDASTRADRAWSRTLSCIRAPPRPGKKQGETISKGHRNYELMLNLQLGIRHAVGRQSAPTSLDLKSSAFDPKEKVWTRFPPEGSKHTPPHQSCDFRWKDYCPLVFRTLRKLFDVDPADYMISICGDDALLELSSPGKSGSFFYLTNDDKYMIKTMKKAEVKVLLRMLPAYYKHVRNYDNTLITKFFGLHCVKITGGIQKKVRFVIMGNLFCSRYSIHRRFDLKGSSLGRMTDKPLDQIDETTTLKDLDLNFIFRLAGSWFQEFCRQVDRDCELLEQERIMDYSLLVGVHFKDRCKDTLLTSCQLLHCIHLDIGKHGPHLCRKAQEKLGISMPSRVENIVRNPESESLLIGEPTGEFQDVILFFGIIDILQDYDISKKLEHAYKSMQYDPNSISAVDPKQYCKRFRDFIFRAFAEDVQ; this is encoded by the exons ATGGCGTCGACGGGGAAGAAGATGAACCAGATCCCTGCGCCGGCCGGCCGCCTCTGGGAGGCCAGCATCCGCAAGCTCACCACCATCCGCCGCGGCGCTTCGGCCtttcccgccgccgtcgccggcgtcgACGGCATGGTTGACCCTGCTGGAACCCTCACCGTCACCTCCTCCAGCACCGTCTACCAGTACAGCGGCAGCGAGGACGCCGACGGTGCAGCCGCCGAggaggctgaggaggaggaggcggggtcCTCGCTCGGGGAGCCCAGCCACTCGGAGCAGCTGCTCGACAGCGGGGACTTTTACCAGGGCGACCTGCGCGGGGACCTCCCGCACGGCACCGGCAAGTTCCTCTGGACGGACGGCAGCATGTATGAGGGCGCCTGGCGTTGCGGCCGCGCAGCCGGCCGCGGCAAGTTCTCCTGGCCCTCGGGCGCTACCTACGAGGGCGACCTCGCCGGCGGCTACATGCACGGCCAGGGCACCTACATTGGCGAGTTCGGGGACACCTTCGCCGGGCTCTGGGCCAACAACCTCCGCCACGGCCGCGGCACGCAGGCCTACGCCAACGGCGACGTCTACGACGGCCACTGGCGCGACGGCCTGCAGGACGGTCACGGCCGGTACATCTGGCGCCACGGCCACGAGTACATCGGCACCTGGAAGGCCGGCGAGATGCACGGCTGCGGAACCGTGATCTGGTCAGAAGGCGACCGCTACGACGGCTCCTGGGAGGACGCCAAGCCCATGGGCCAGGGCACGTTCCGGTGGGCCGACGGCGGCATGTACATCGGCACCTGGTGCCAGGAGTCCGGCGTCACGCACGCCAAGGGCGTTTACTACCCGCCGTCTGGAGGCCCCGCGGTGCCCGTGCCCCGGGAGCCCCGCGACGCCATCACCAAGTTGCTGGAGGAGCTGGAGGTTACCGAGGGAAAGACGGTGTCTCTGCTGCCATCGCAGAAGATCCTGACATGGCCCGGGGTGGAGGCCGTGCTGAAGAAGCCTGTGTGGCGGCCGCCGGAGGTCAGCGCCGACCAAGGGAGGGTGTCGGTGTCGAGCGTGCGCCGGAGAAGCAGCGTGTCGGACCTCGACAGTCTCACAGCGGGGGAGGACGGCGTCGAGGATGCCAGCACTCGGGCAGACCGGGCATGGTCGCGGACGCTCTCGTGCATTCGCGCGCCGCCAAGGCCGGGGAAGAAGCAGGGGGAGACCATATCAAAGGGGCACAGGAACTACGAGCTCATGCTCAACTTGCAGCTCGGCATCAG GCATGCTGTGGGAAGGCAATCAGCGCCGACATCACTGGATCTCAAATCATCAGCATTTGATCCCAAAGAGAAGGTGTGGACAAGGTTTCCTCCCGAAGGATCCAAGCACACGCCGCCTCACCAATCGTGTGATTTCCGGTGGAAGGACTACTGCCCGTTGGTTTTCAG GACATTGCGCAAGCTCTTCGACGTCGACCCCGCGGATTACATGATCTCGATATGCGGGGATGATGCGCTCCTGGAGCTCTCATCACCCGGCAAAAGTGGAAGCTTCTTCTACCTCACCAACGACGACAAGTACATGATCAAAACAATGAAGAAAGCAGAGGTCAAG GTGCTTCTTAGGATGCTTCCGGCCTATTATAAACACGTccgcaattacgacaacactctaaTAACAAAGTTCTTTGGCCTGCACTGTGTTAAAATCACAGGGGGCATTCAGAAAAAG GTTCGGTTCGTGATAATGGGGAACCTTTTCTGCTCTCGCTATTCAATCCATCGGCGTTTTGACTTGAAAGGATCTTCGCTTGGGCGCATGACAGACAAGCCCCTTGATCAGATTGACGAAACCACCACGCTCAAGGATCTTGATCTCAATTTCATTTTCCGGTTAGCAGGATCCTGGTTCCAGGAATTCTGCAG GCAAGTGGACAGAGATTGCGAGTTGCTGGAGCAGGAGCGGATCATGGATTACAGTCTTTTGGTCGGCGTTCATTTCAAGGATCGGTGCAAAGATAC GCTGCTCACTTCATGCCAACTTCTGCATTGCATTCATCTTGATATTGGCAAACATGGACCTCATTTGTGCAGAAAAGCACAAGAAAAACTAGGCATTAGCATGCCCTCAAGGGTGGAGAACATAGTGAGAAATCCTGAAAGTGAATCCCTGCTCATCGGCGAGCCCACGGGTGAATTCCAGGATGTGATCCTCTTCTTCGGGATCATCGACATCCTGCAAGACTACGATATCAGCAAGAAGCTCGAGCATGCCTACAAATCCATGCAGTACGATCCCAACTCCATATCCGCGGTCGACCCGAAGCAGTACTGCAAGCGATTCCGAGACTTCATTTTCAGGGCTTTCGCGGAGGATGTACAGTAG
- the LOC119305381 gene encoding phosphatidylinositol 4-phosphate 5-kinase 6-like isoform X7 encodes MASTGKKMNQIPAPAGRLWEASIRKLTTIRRGASAFPAAVAGVDGMVDPAGTLTVTSSSTVYQYSGSEDADGAAAEEAEEEEAGSSLGEPSHSEQLLDSGDFYQGDLRGDLPHGTGKFLWTDGSMYEGAWRCGRAAGRGKFSWPSGATYEGDLAGGYMHGQGTYIGEFGDTFAGLWANNLRHGRGTQAYANGDVYDGHWRDGLQDGHGRYIWRHGHEYIGTWKAGEMHGCGTVIWSEGDRYDGSWEDAKPMGQGTFRWADGGMYIGTWCQESGVTHAKGVYYPPSGGPAVPVPREPRDAITKLLEELEVTEGKTVSLLPSQKILTWPGVEAVLKKPVWRPPEVSADQGRVSVSSVRRRSSVSDLDSLTAGEDGVEDASTRADRAWSRTLSCIRAPPRPGKKQGETISKGHRNYELMLNLQLGIRHAVGRQSAPTSLDLKSSAFDPKEKVWTRFPPEGSKHTPPHQSCDFRWKDYCPLVFRTLRKLFDVDPADYMISICGDDALLELSSPGKSGSFFYLTNDDKYMIKTMKKAEVKVLLRMLPAYYKHVRNYDNTLITKFFGLHCVKITGGIQKKVRFVIMGNLFCSRYSIHRRFDLKGSSLGRMTDKPLDQIDETTTLKDLDLNFIFRLAGSWFQEFCRQVDRDCELLEQERIMDYSLLVGVHFKDRYSGNADNGTPTTTDEDSEQKRKAQEKLGISMPSRVENIVRNPESESLLIGEPTGEFQDVILFFGIIDILQDYDISKKLEHAYKSMQYDPNSISAVDPKQYCKRFRDFIFRAFAEDVQ; translated from the exons ATGGCGTCGACGGGGAAGAAGATGAACCAGATCCCTGCGCCGGCCGGCCGCCTCTGGGAGGCCAGCATCCGCAAGCTCACCACCATCCGCCGCGGCGCTTCGGCCtttcccgccgccgtcgccggcgtcgACGGCATGGTTGACCCTGCTGGAACCCTCACCGTCACCTCCTCCAGCACCGTCTACCAGTACAGCGGCAGCGAGGACGCCGACGGTGCAGCCGCCGAggaggctgaggaggaggaggcggggtcCTCGCTCGGGGAGCCCAGCCACTCGGAGCAGCTGCTCGACAGCGGGGACTTTTACCAGGGCGACCTGCGCGGGGACCTCCCGCACGGCACCGGCAAGTTCCTCTGGACGGACGGCAGCATGTATGAGGGCGCCTGGCGTTGCGGCCGCGCAGCCGGCCGCGGCAAGTTCTCCTGGCCCTCGGGCGCTACCTACGAGGGCGACCTCGCCGGCGGCTACATGCACGGCCAGGGCACCTACATTGGCGAGTTCGGGGACACCTTCGCCGGGCTCTGGGCCAACAACCTCCGCCACGGCCGCGGCACGCAGGCCTACGCCAACGGCGACGTCTACGACGGCCACTGGCGCGACGGCCTGCAGGACGGTCACGGCCGGTACATCTGGCGCCACGGCCACGAGTACATCGGCACCTGGAAGGCCGGCGAGATGCACGGCTGCGGAACCGTGATCTGGTCAGAAGGCGACCGCTACGACGGCTCCTGGGAGGACGCCAAGCCCATGGGCCAGGGCACGTTCCGGTGGGCCGACGGCGGCATGTACATCGGCACCTGGTGCCAGGAGTCCGGCGTCACGCACGCCAAGGGCGTTTACTACCCGCCGTCTGGAGGCCCCGCGGTGCCCGTGCCCCGGGAGCCCCGCGACGCCATCACCAAGTTGCTGGAGGAGCTGGAGGTTACCGAGGGAAAGACGGTGTCTCTGCTGCCATCGCAGAAGATCCTGACATGGCCCGGGGTGGAGGCCGTGCTGAAGAAGCCTGTGTGGCGGCCGCCGGAGGTCAGCGCCGACCAAGGGAGGGTGTCGGTGTCGAGCGTGCGCCGGAGAAGCAGCGTGTCGGACCTCGACAGTCTCACAGCGGGGGAGGACGGCGTCGAGGATGCCAGCACTCGGGCAGACCGGGCATGGTCGCGGACGCTCTCGTGCATTCGCGCGCCGCCAAGGCCGGGGAAGAAGCAGGGGGAGACCATATCAAAGGGGCACAGGAACTACGAGCTCATGCTCAACTTGCAGCTCGGCATCAG GCATGCTGTGGGAAGGCAATCAGCGCCGACATCACTGGATCTCAAATCATCAGCATTTGATCCCAAAGAGAAGGTGTGGACAAGGTTTCCTCCCGAAGGATCCAAGCACACGCCGCCTCACCAATCGTGTGATTTCCGGTGGAAGGACTACTGCCCGTTGGTTTTCAG GACATTGCGCAAGCTCTTCGACGTCGACCCCGCGGATTACATGATCTCGATATGCGGGGATGATGCGCTCCTGGAGCTCTCATCACCCGGCAAAAGTGGAAGCTTCTTCTACCTCACCAACGACGACAAGTACATGATCAAAACAATGAAGAAAGCAGAGGTCAAG GTGCTTCTTAGGATGCTTCCGGCCTATTATAAACACGTccgcaattacgacaacactctaaTAACAAAGTTCTTTGGCCTGCACTGTGTTAAAATCACAGGGGGCATTCAGAAAAAG GTTCGGTTCGTGATAATGGGGAACCTTTTCTGCTCTCGCTATTCAATCCATCGGCGTTTTGACTTGAAAGGATCTTCGCTTGGGCGCATGACAGACAAGCCCCTTGATCAGATTGACGAAACCACCACGCTCAAGGATCTTGATCTCAATTTCATTTTCCGGTTAGCAGGATCCTGGTTCCAGGAATTCTGCAG GCAAGTGGACAGAGATTGCGAGTTGCTGGAGCAGGAGCGGATCATGGATTACAGTCTTTTGGTCGGCGTTCATTTCAAGGATCGGT ACAGCGGCAATGCTGACAATGGCACACCTACTACCACGGATGAAGATTCTGAGCAAAAAAG AAAAGCACAAGAAAAACTAGGCATTAGCATGCCCTCAAGGGTGGAGAACATAGTGAGAAATCCTGAAAGTGAATCCCTGCTCATCGGCGAGCCCACGGGTGAATTCCAGGATGTGATCCTCTTCTTCGGGATCATCGACATCCTGCAAGACTACGATATCAGCAAGAAGCTCGAGCATGCCTACAAATCCATGCAGTACGATCCCAACTCCATATCCGCGGTCGACCCGAAGCAGTACTGCAAGCGATTCCGAGACTTCATTTTCAGGGCTTTCGCGGAGGATGTACAGTAG
- the LOC119305381 gene encoding phosphatidylinositol 4-phosphate 5-kinase 6-like isoform X2: MASTGKKMNQIPAPAGRLWEASIRKLTTIRRGASAFPAAVAGVDGMVDPAGTLTVTSSSTVYQYSGSEDADGAAAEEAEEEEAGSSLGEPSHSEQLLDSGDFYQGDLRGDLPHGTGKFLWTDGSMYEGAWRCGRAAGRGKFSWPSGATYEGDLAGGYMHGQGTYIGEFGDTFAGLWANNLRHGRGTQAYANGDVYDGHWRDGLQDGHGRYIWRHGHEYIGTWKAGEMHGCGTVIWSEGDRYDGSWEDAKPMGQGTFRWADGGMYIGTWCQESGVTHAKGVYYPPSGGPAVPVPREPRDAITKLLEELEVTEGKTVSLLPSQKILTWPGVEAVLKKPVWRPPEVSADQGRVSVSSVRRRSSVSDLDSLTAGEDGVEDASTRADRAWSRTLSCIRAPPRPGKKQGETISKGHRNYELMLNLQLGIRHAVGRQSAPTSLDLKSSAFDPKEKVWTRFPPEGSKHTPPHQSCDFRWKDYCPLVFRTLRKLFDVDPADYMISICGDDALLELSSPGKSGSFFYLTNDDKYMIKTMKKAEVKVLLRMLPAYYKHVRNYDNTLITKFFGLHCVKITGGIQKKVRFVIMGNLFCSRYSIHRRFDLKGSSLGRMTDKPLDQIDETTTLKDLDLNFIFRLAGSWFQEFCRQVDRDCELLEQERIMDYSLLVGVHFKDRCFTLQFSFTHLRLLTSCQLLHCIHLDIGKHGPHLCRKAQEKLGISMPSRVENIVRNPESESLLIGEPTGEFQDVILFFGIIDILQDYDISKKLEHAYKSMQYDPNSISAVDPKQYCKRFRDFIFRAFAEDVQ; encoded by the exons ATGGCGTCGACGGGGAAGAAGATGAACCAGATCCCTGCGCCGGCCGGCCGCCTCTGGGAGGCCAGCATCCGCAAGCTCACCACCATCCGCCGCGGCGCTTCGGCCtttcccgccgccgtcgccggcgtcgACGGCATGGTTGACCCTGCTGGAACCCTCACCGTCACCTCCTCCAGCACCGTCTACCAGTACAGCGGCAGCGAGGACGCCGACGGTGCAGCCGCCGAggaggctgaggaggaggaggcggggtcCTCGCTCGGGGAGCCCAGCCACTCGGAGCAGCTGCTCGACAGCGGGGACTTTTACCAGGGCGACCTGCGCGGGGACCTCCCGCACGGCACCGGCAAGTTCCTCTGGACGGACGGCAGCATGTATGAGGGCGCCTGGCGTTGCGGCCGCGCAGCCGGCCGCGGCAAGTTCTCCTGGCCCTCGGGCGCTACCTACGAGGGCGACCTCGCCGGCGGCTACATGCACGGCCAGGGCACCTACATTGGCGAGTTCGGGGACACCTTCGCCGGGCTCTGGGCCAACAACCTCCGCCACGGCCGCGGCACGCAGGCCTACGCCAACGGCGACGTCTACGACGGCCACTGGCGCGACGGCCTGCAGGACGGTCACGGCCGGTACATCTGGCGCCACGGCCACGAGTACATCGGCACCTGGAAGGCCGGCGAGATGCACGGCTGCGGAACCGTGATCTGGTCAGAAGGCGACCGCTACGACGGCTCCTGGGAGGACGCCAAGCCCATGGGCCAGGGCACGTTCCGGTGGGCCGACGGCGGCATGTACATCGGCACCTGGTGCCAGGAGTCCGGCGTCACGCACGCCAAGGGCGTTTACTACCCGCCGTCTGGAGGCCCCGCGGTGCCCGTGCCCCGGGAGCCCCGCGACGCCATCACCAAGTTGCTGGAGGAGCTGGAGGTTACCGAGGGAAAGACGGTGTCTCTGCTGCCATCGCAGAAGATCCTGACATGGCCCGGGGTGGAGGCCGTGCTGAAGAAGCCTGTGTGGCGGCCGCCGGAGGTCAGCGCCGACCAAGGGAGGGTGTCGGTGTCGAGCGTGCGCCGGAGAAGCAGCGTGTCGGACCTCGACAGTCTCACAGCGGGGGAGGACGGCGTCGAGGATGCCAGCACTCGGGCAGACCGGGCATGGTCGCGGACGCTCTCGTGCATTCGCGCGCCGCCAAGGCCGGGGAAGAAGCAGGGGGAGACCATATCAAAGGGGCACAGGAACTACGAGCTCATGCTCAACTTGCAGCTCGGCATCAG GCATGCTGTGGGAAGGCAATCAGCGCCGACATCACTGGATCTCAAATCATCAGCATTTGATCCCAAAGAGAAGGTGTGGACAAGGTTTCCTCCCGAAGGATCCAAGCACACGCCGCCTCACCAATCGTGTGATTTCCGGTGGAAGGACTACTGCCCGTTGGTTTTCAG GACATTGCGCAAGCTCTTCGACGTCGACCCCGCGGATTACATGATCTCGATATGCGGGGATGATGCGCTCCTGGAGCTCTCATCACCCGGCAAAAGTGGAAGCTTCTTCTACCTCACCAACGACGACAAGTACATGATCAAAACAATGAAGAAAGCAGAGGTCAAG GTGCTTCTTAGGATGCTTCCGGCCTATTATAAACACGTccgcaattacgacaacactctaaTAACAAAGTTCTTTGGCCTGCACTGTGTTAAAATCACAGGGGGCATTCAGAAAAAG GTTCGGTTCGTGATAATGGGGAACCTTTTCTGCTCTCGCTATTCAATCCATCGGCGTTTTGACTTGAAAGGATCTTCGCTTGGGCGCATGACAGACAAGCCCCTTGATCAGATTGACGAAACCACCACGCTCAAGGATCTTGATCTCAATTTCATTTTCCGGTTAGCAGGATCCTGGTTCCAGGAATTCTGCAG GCAAGTGGACAGAGATTGCGAGTTGCTGGAGCAGGAGCGGATCATGGATTACAGTCTTTTGGTCGGCGTTCATTTCAAGGATCG ATGCTTTACATTGCAGTTTTCCTTTACTCATCTTAGGCTGCTCACTTCATGCCAACTTCTGCATTGCATTCATCTTGATATTGGCAAACATGGACCTCATTTGTGCAGAAAAGCACAAGAAAAACTAGGCATTAGCATGCCCTCAAGGGTGGAGAACATAGTGAGAAATCCTGAAAGTGAATCCCTGCTCATCGGCGAGCCCACGGGTGAATTCCAGGATGTGATCCTCTTCTTCGGGATCATCGACATCCTGCAAGACTACGATATCAGCAAGAAGCTCGAGCATGCCTACAAATCCATGCAGTACGATCCCAACTCCATATCCGCGGTCGACCCGAAGCAGTACTGCAAGCGATTCCGAGACTTCATTTTCAGGGCTTTCGCGGAGGATGTACAGTAG
- the LOC119305381 gene encoding phosphatidylinositol 4-phosphate 5-kinase 6-like isoform X5 — protein sequence MASTGKKMNQIPAPAGRLWEASIRKLTTIRRGASAFPAAVAGVDGMVDPAGTLTVTSSSTVYQYSGSEDADGAAAEEAEEEEAGSSLGEPSHSEQLLDSGDFYQGDLRGDLPHGTGKFLWTDGSMYEGAWRCGRAAGRGKFSWPSGATYEGDLAGGYMHGQGTYIGEFGDTFAGLWANNLRHGRGTQAYANGDVYDGHWRDGLQDGHGRYIWRHGHEYIGTWKAGEMHGCGTVIWSEGDRYDGSWEDAKPMGQGTFRWADGGMYIGTWCQESGVTHAKGVYYPPSGGPAVPVPREPRDAITKLLEELEVTEGKTVSLLPSQKILTWPGVEAVLKKPVWRPPEVSADQGRVSVSSVRRRSSVSDLDSLTAGEDGVEDASTRADRAWSRTLSCIRAPPRPGKKQGETISKGHRNYELMLNLQLGIRHAVGRQSAPTSLDLKSSAFDPKEKVWTRFPPEGSKHTPPHQSCDFRWKDYCPLVFRTLRKLFDVDPADYMISICGDDALLELSSPGKSGSFFYLTNDDKYMIKTMKKAEVKVLLRMLPAYYKHVRNYDNTLITKFFGLHCVKITGGIQKKVRFVIMGNLFCSRYSIHRRFDLKGSSLGRMTDKPLDQIDETTTLKDLDLNFIFRLAGSWFQEFCRQVDRDCELLEQERIMDYSLLVGVHFKDRLLTSCQLLHCIHLDIGKHGPHLCRKAQEKLGISMPSRVENIVRNPESESLLIGEPTGEFQDVILFFGIIDILQDYDISKKLEHAYKSMQYDPNSISAVDPKQYCKRFRDFIFRAFAEDVQ from the exons ATGGCGTCGACGGGGAAGAAGATGAACCAGATCCCTGCGCCGGCCGGCCGCCTCTGGGAGGCCAGCATCCGCAAGCTCACCACCATCCGCCGCGGCGCTTCGGCCtttcccgccgccgtcgccggcgtcgACGGCATGGTTGACCCTGCTGGAACCCTCACCGTCACCTCCTCCAGCACCGTCTACCAGTACAGCGGCAGCGAGGACGCCGACGGTGCAGCCGCCGAggaggctgaggaggaggaggcggggtcCTCGCTCGGGGAGCCCAGCCACTCGGAGCAGCTGCTCGACAGCGGGGACTTTTACCAGGGCGACCTGCGCGGGGACCTCCCGCACGGCACCGGCAAGTTCCTCTGGACGGACGGCAGCATGTATGAGGGCGCCTGGCGTTGCGGCCGCGCAGCCGGCCGCGGCAAGTTCTCCTGGCCCTCGGGCGCTACCTACGAGGGCGACCTCGCCGGCGGCTACATGCACGGCCAGGGCACCTACATTGGCGAGTTCGGGGACACCTTCGCCGGGCTCTGGGCCAACAACCTCCGCCACGGCCGCGGCACGCAGGCCTACGCCAACGGCGACGTCTACGACGGCCACTGGCGCGACGGCCTGCAGGACGGTCACGGCCGGTACATCTGGCGCCACGGCCACGAGTACATCGGCACCTGGAAGGCCGGCGAGATGCACGGCTGCGGAACCGTGATCTGGTCAGAAGGCGACCGCTACGACGGCTCCTGGGAGGACGCCAAGCCCATGGGCCAGGGCACGTTCCGGTGGGCCGACGGCGGCATGTACATCGGCACCTGGTGCCAGGAGTCCGGCGTCACGCACGCCAAGGGCGTTTACTACCCGCCGTCTGGAGGCCCCGCGGTGCCCGTGCCCCGGGAGCCCCGCGACGCCATCACCAAGTTGCTGGAGGAGCTGGAGGTTACCGAGGGAAAGACGGTGTCTCTGCTGCCATCGCAGAAGATCCTGACATGGCCCGGGGTGGAGGCCGTGCTGAAGAAGCCTGTGTGGCGGCCGCCGGAGGTCAGCGCCGACCAAGGGAGGGTGTCGGTGTCGAGCGTGCGCCGGAGAAGCAGCGTGTCGGACCTCGACAGTCTCACAGCGGGGGAGGACGGCGTCGAGGATGCCAGCACTCGGGCAGACCGGGCATGGTCGCGGACGCTCTCGTGCATTCGCGCGCCGCCAAGGCCGGGGAAGAAGCAGGGGGAGACCATATCAAAGGGGCACAGGAACTACGAGCTCATGCTCAACTTGCAGCTCGGCATCAG GCATGCTGTGGGAAGGCAATCAGCGCCGACATCACTGGATCTCAAATCATCAGCATTTGATCCCAAAGAGAAGGTGTGGACAAGGTTTCCTCCCGAAGGATCCAAGCACACGCCGCCTCACCAATCGTGTGATTTCCGGTGGAAGGACTACTGCCCGTTGGTTTTCAG GACATTGCGCAAGCTCTTCGACGTCGACCCCGCGGATTACATGATCTCGATATGCGGGGATGATGCGCTCCTGGAGCTCTCATCACCCGGCAAAAGTGGAAGCTTCTTCTACCTCACCAACGACGACAAGTACATGATCAAAACAATGAAGAAAGCAGAGGTCAAG GTGCTTCTTAGGATGCTTCCGGCCTATTATAAACACGTccgcaattacgacaacactctaaTAACAAAGTTCTTTGGCCTGCACTGTGTTAAAATCACAGGGGGCATTCAGAAAAAG GTTCGGTTCGTGATAATGGGGAACCTTTTCTGCTCTCGCTATTCAATCCATCGGCGTTTTGACTTGAAAGGATCTTCGCTTGGGCGCATGACAGACAAGCCCCTTGATCAGATTGACGAAACCACCACGCTCAAGGATCTTGATCTCAATTTCATTTTCCGGTTAGCAGGATCCTGGTTCCAGGAATTCTGCAG GCAAGTGGACAGAGATTGCGAGTTGCTGGAGCAGGAGCGGATCATGGATTACAGTCTTTTGGTCGGCGTTCATTTCAAGGATCG GCTGCTCACTTCATGCCAACTTCTGCATTGCATTCATCTTGATATTGGCAAACATGGACCTCATTTGTGCAGAAAAGCACAAGAAAAACTAGGCATTAGCATGCCCTCAAGGGTGGAGAACATAGTGAGAAATCCTGAAAGTGAATCCCTGCTCATCGGCGAGCCCACGGGTGAATTCCAGGATGTGATCCTCTTCTTCGGGATCATCGACATCCTGCAAGACTACGATATCAGCAAGAAGCTCGAGCATGCCTACAAATCCATGCAGTACGATCCCAACTCCATATCCGCGGTCGACCCGAAGCAGTACTGCAAGCGATTCCGAGACTTCATTTTCAGGGCTTTCGCGGAGGATGTACAGTAG